GAGAGTTTGATGCAGCGTTTTAACGAAACTGGAGGTATGTGTTCACTTTTTACTGATGAAATGTTTTTCCATCTTTGCTTGCTGTAAAGATGCAAACATATATAGTCTCCATTTGGAATTGTAAGCAGCTACGTGACTGGTGTTATTGACCTTATGCTGCCTGACCTTTTTCAGACAGGAAGTTAAAAggctctctccctccctcaggTATTCACATTTTCCAGAGGATGAATGGCTGTGAATGGGACGATGAGACTGATGAGGTCAATGTTAATCTTCATTATGGCTATGATGGAGAAGACCTCATATCGTTGGACCtggagacagagacatggaTCGCTCCAAAACAACAGGCTGTTTTCACCAAACACGAGTGGGACAGAGATAGATACAACAGTATATTTTGGAAGTATGCCCTTAGACACGAGTGCATTGAGAACCTTAAGGAGTATGTAAACTATGGAAAGAGCTCTTTGCAGAGAACAGGTATGGCCTGATGTGATTTCATAGACACAAAATGCCTCCTCAGTTTTAAACGTTTATTCTTTAATGATACAGTAGTACCACTTTTGAGTATGATCGCCCTTTTATGAGTTATAACTATGGTCACTCAGTCAGTATTCAGTTAATGTCTCTCTCAGTTTCTCATTGCTGATGCTGCCTGATAATCTACCACTCAGTTTGTCTGTTCAGTGCTACATTGCACTGAAGTGTACTTTGAGATTTGTAAGACAGGATGACCTGTGTTTGACAAAGTTAATTTGAGGGCTGTGCTGAGACCCTGTACCTTTTAGAAGCTGAGCCTAAAGAACCAGCTCTCTCCACTGTCTGGAGCTCTGTAACATTAGGACTTGGGCTCACAGGATTTGATTAAAGAATTTGTCTGGATTCTGATTTAAAGTGGAAATTTGCTTAATTAAGCGTGACAACCATTGTTCGTTGTTATTCTGGGGACTCCGAGGATACTCACATTTTAGTGTGCAGGGTTTCAAAAGCGTGTTTATCCCCCTTCTCATACTTTGTGTTTGTCAGGAGGCCCTACACTTCATTACCATATAGTAAACTTGGTTCAGTAACAGGTGGGAATATTTTTAGCCAAGATCAAGTTGGTAAAAGTAGGTGTTTAGAAATTGCCCTTTATTTCTCAGATTATTCACTTCCAAATTGTAACTGCCTGtaatggtcttttttttttctctctcctctctctttctccctctatcTGTGCAGACCTTCCCTCAGTGTTTCTCCTCCAGaagtctccctcctctccagtcAGCTGCCACGCTACAGGTTTCTACCCTGACAGAGCCATGATGTtctggaggaaagatggagaggagattCATGAGGACGTGGACCACAGAGAGATCCTCCCCAACCATGATGGATCCTTCCAGATGAGTGTTGACCTGAACCTTTCATCAGTCCCACCTGAAGACTGGAGGAGGTACGACTGTGTGTTTCATCTCTCTGGTGTGAAAGACAACATCATCACCAAATTGGACAAAGCAGTGATCAGGACCAACTGGGGTAAGACTGATGAAAAATTGAaaacacttgtttgtttgtttttgtttgtttttttttataatcttTGTCCATTAAAGCTGGATCATAACTACAAATGCAGACGAGTTGTTAGGAAGTTAACTCTTGGCACTGGTTTTTAGAGCTTAATCTTTAACCTCAGGCTAACAGGGTGGTTGTGATTTACAAATTCATATCCTTTTCTTCCTTGTCTTATTTTCATAGTAAACAACAACTTGGGGTGACTGTAGTCTGTTGTGCACAGTTTTCCAGTCAGAGAAACTGCAGCACTTCTCGCCGTTTGataatgcatttatttacaagcatgcatttgtttccAAACATGATGGGGTTGGCAATCTTAGCAGTACTACATTATGTTTGTAGGTATACTGAATGAATGTTATACAGTTGTGGTCATTATTTCTATCAGTTCTGATAACACTATAGTCATCACAGTCATCTTAGAGTAAACATATTGATCTCTATCCAGTAGTAGAGACAAAGTGTGAATGTTCTGTTGTGGTTCCAGTTTCTCCCTCACACTTTCCTGCTGGTGCTGTTATTGGAGTTGTTGtaggactgctgctgctgacactcTGCATCACTGGACTCTGCATCTGCAGGAGTAACAATCAtggtaagtttttttttctccactgtttGATTTAACATGCAGGTTCAAAGCaaggataaaaaaaacccattattTTTACTCTGGAAAGGAtcagtattttgaaaaaaagtgTGAGCTGGCTGATGGTTAGTAGTTTACCGCCGAAAGAACATAGAAGTCCTCAAcagatgtactgtatatgatgtAGAAGAGCTGCTCTCTACCTTTACATTCAAAGCAGAAATCTGTGAAATATACAAGACATGCAAAAGAGTTTTGTTTCATAAATTCTGGATTTTTCTTCACATTTAATTCTGTAATCTCTCATCTGTGTTTCAGGATTCAGACCTGCAAACAGTAAGTTTTCCTTTATGAAAAATACCACATATTTGTGGTCAACTAGTCTGTGGTTATTGAGGGATAATTGTAGGGCATCAAAGGCAGTCTGTAGATGAGTCAGGGCTTGGGATGGGGTAGAACTAGGGGCATATAAGATACAATCATCAGCAAAAAAAGTGGACGTAAAATATTGATTTGGGAGAATTAtgttatcaaatcaaatcaaatcaaatttat
The sequence above is drawn from the Epinephelus fuscoguttatus linkage group LG18, E.fuscoguttatus.final_Chr_v1 genome and encodes:
- the LOC125906215 gene encoding major histocompatibility complex class I-related gene protein-like isoform X1, with amino-acid sequence MKTLMLLSLLCHFASPVRHSLKYVLSYSHGIRDIPEFVAVTSVDGVQIGYFDSIGQVPQVTTDWMDKLFQNNPHHLAWYTTICLGNQHTFKATIESLMQRFNETGDRKLKGSLPPSGIHIFQRMNGCEWDDETDEVNVNLHYGYDGEDLISLDLETETWIAPKQQAVFTKHEWDRDRYNSIFWKYALRHECIENLKEYVNYGKSSLQRTDLPSVFLLQKSPSSPVSCHATGFYPDRAMMFWRKDGEEIHEDVDHREILPNHDGSFQMSVDLNLSSVPPEDWRRYDCVFHLSGVKDNIITKLDKAVIRTNWVSPSHFPAGAVIGVVVGLLLLTLCITGLCICRSNNHGFRPANSKFSFMKNTTYLWSTSLWLLRDNCRASKAVCR
- the LOC125906215 gene encoding major histocompatibility complex class I-related gene protein-like isoform X2, which encodes MKTLMLLSLLCHFASPVRHSLKYVLSYSHGIRDIPEFVAVTSVDGVQIGYFDSIGQVPQVTTDWMDKLFQNNPHHLAWYTTICLGNQHTFKATIESLMQRFNETGGIHIFQRMNGCEWDDETDEVNVNLHYGYDGEDLISLDLETETWIAPKQQAVFTKHEWDRDRYNSIFWKYALRHECIENLKEYVNYGKSSLQRTDLPSVFLLQKSPSSPVSCHATGFYPDRAMMFWRKDGEEIHEDVDHREILPNHDGSFQMSVDLNLSSVPPEDWRRYDCVFHLSGVKDNIITKLDKAVIRTNWVSPSHFPAGAVIGVVVGLLLLTLCITGLCICRSNNHGFRPANSKFSFMKNTTYLWSTSLWLLRDNCRASKAVCR
- the LOC125906215 gene encoding major histocompatibility complex class I-related gene protein-like isoform X3, which translates into the protein MKTLMLLSLLCHFASPVRHSLKYVLSYSHGIRDIPEFVAVTSVDGVQIGYFDSIGQVPQVTTDWMDKLFQNNPHHLAWYTTICLGNQHTFKATIESLMQRFNETGDRKLKGSLPPSGIHIFQRMNGCEWDDETDEVNVNLHYGYDGEDLISLDLETETWIAPKQQAVFTKHEWDRDRYNSIFWKYALRHECIENLKEYVNYGKSSLQRTDLPSVFLLQKSPSSPVSCHATGFYPDRAMMFWRKDGEEIHEDVDHREILPNHDGSFQMSVDLNLSSVPPEDWRRYDCVFHLSGVKDNIITKLDKAVIRTNWVSPSHFPAGAVIGVVVGLLLLTLCITGLCICRSNNHGFRPANRSVRLPSMN